From Cheilinus undulatus linkage group 15, ASM1832078v1, whole genome shotgun sequence:
caaacaaaagcaattGAAATAGCTCAACACAACAAACACTTCAAGTGGTTTCCCCAAATTCAAAGTGCAATTTATACTGACCTCTCCAGTCTCAAACTTATTCAACCCCTTAACAGAATCCCTCACAACAGCTCAAATATGCAGTGTTGTTTCAAGAACACATAACGCAACTAATCAAGGGCTTCGATAGCTGCAATAGTTTTGCGTGAGCTGGAACACATGAAATACCTGAACTGTGAGGGGTTTGTTGAGTGTCTTGTTTGACTGCATGATAGAAATATGGACAAGTCataaaaaatggtccaaaaaaatgaagagatCATTGCCCTTCACAAACAAGGAGCAGGATACAAAAAGATAGCAAAGGTACTGAATGTTCCTAGAGACACAGCTGGAAGCATAGTTCACAAGTTCAAAGTTGCAGGAACAGTGATGACACTGCCTTGAtggggcagaaaaaaaaagaagctatCAATGGCTGTAACCAGATATCTGAGAAGGCCGGTTGTGAAAAACCCTTGAGTGACTGCAAAAGACCTCAAGCAAAACTTGGTGGCAACAGGGTCTGAGGTTTTAGTGAGTACAGTAAGATGTGTACTGAATGTAGACGGTTTTCATGCCAGAACTCCTAGACATACACCACTATTGACCCAAAAGACCAAGAAAAAGTCAGCTCCAATGTgctcaaaaaaatagaaataagcCACAAAGATTTTGGGATTCTGTTCTGTGGAGCGATGAAACAAAATTGGAACTTTTTGGCCCGATGGATCAGCGgtatgtctggaggaagaagaatGAAGCATACACTGAAAAGAACACTGTACCCACTGTTAAGCATGGCGGAGGCTCGGTGATgctttggggctgctttgcatcctctgcaagatggattcatgAAGTATCTTGAAATCTAGGAGGAAATGTGTCGTCTGTGAGGAAATTGTAGCTTGAGTATCATTGGACCTTCCAacaggaccatgatcccaagCATATCTCAGATTCCACCAAGGCTTGGCTGCAGAAGAAGTCCTGAAAGATTCTACAATGGCCATCACAGTCCCCTGACTTGAACACCATAGAAAATCTCTGGTGGGATTTGAAGAAGGTGGTTGCAGCATGCTGACCTACAAACATTACTGAACTGGAGGCCATTGCACAGGAGGAATGCGATAAGATTCCTCTGGAATGCCTGTGTCTGGATATTCATCTTGTTCGCAGCAGGTCATAGAAGTAAAAGAGTGCTCTACTAAGTACTAAAGATGCTCGTCATgaaggggttgaataattttgagacTGGAGTAGTCATTATAAGCTccattttcagttgaatttggGAAAACCAATTGAAGCATTCATTGTGTTGAGCTATTTCAATTACTTTTCATCGCAAAAAGCAGATAGTCTGTAAATTTTTGCTATAAGCCTGATTTGCAATGGGGGTTTAATAATTTTGATTTCAACTGTACTTGTTGATACCAtatgatttttttagatttatgtttttagatttatttaacctGGAAAACCTCACAGAGATCAAAAAGTCTCATGTACAACAGTGTCCTGGCCGAGACGGGCAGCAGCATTCAGAGTTAGTCATAAAACAGAACAACTATGACAGATAGATCAACCAAATCCTGACTCACAGAGCACAAAATCATTAGCCTGATCAATTTTCCTCCAACACCTTTAACCTACTTTATAAAGGTTTAAAGAGAGCAGAACACTTAGTCataggctgtgtctgaaaccacacactcattccctactccctatccactatatagtgagcagcatacagtggactcaactgcaaaacacagaaatgattttgaACACTACTCTGGCCCTGGACAATGACATCATTGccatctcacaattaaaattttCGCAACAACAGCTcatagatttccatgacaatgGCTGAGGATCGgaattaacggtagaatttcacAAAAAACTGATACTAAATGTAACGTATTTTCATAAAATATCGAAATAGGAATAGACAGGTTTTGTGACTTCAGTGGCAAAatagatgatggtctcatgtcttgtaataaTCATGGGGGAAAATAAAGTTACTTCCTTTTTAAATCCTTAGCATCTTCTTACAAACCAACTTAacaaaaaagcctaaaaatgtttttagttgtgttcctgtgctcctctcgttcATCCGTCTCGTTTGAGTAAAGCAATCACAATgtatgatggtaaatattgctgggttAGTGACcatcggttgttcactacttttcataatgcattgtgggatagaatgagtgctctatatagtgaataacaatggtcactcagaatttggacaTCACTACATAATGGTGTATTCattatatagtgcactatagaGTGAAAAGGGAGTGATTTGGGGCAGAGCCATAGTCTCCTGGAGCAGACTCCtcctgcaggagcagcatacctgaaactcctttaaCCCAGTCACAGTTAGCACTGATGGCAAGTCTCATGACCATGTCAAAGAGTGAAGACTGAAGCTTCCAGAACTTTTCAGATAAACAgaatcacacaagtatgatggaagcTGAAGCTTCAATTGAGTGTTTTAGTGTAAACGCAGTCTTCTTTGTGAAATTATTGATCAATGAAAACAAGAGTATCTCTTATTTGTATTCCAGGacttgctgtggtatcaaacaggcaTCAGTAATGATGTTTTTAGTAGAATCATATCAAGCTTTAAAAGTCTGGTCTCGGTAATGTCCTGATCCTGAACTTgtgctcctctcctctccagaGTGTGATGGACAGCTGCACCACTGTGTCTTCACCCCTCTCCACCTCCAGCTCGGCTCTCCCCTCCACACCTCGCTCTGCCATCAGACCGCTCAGCGCTGCCTACAGGAGCTCCAGCAGCGACTACCATGTAACGTCACATTTCGCTTCCTTCCTCACCTGAAAATCAGCGCTCTGCTTCATTTGATTGTGAAGATTAACGTGTTTCTGGTCCTGTAGGTGgtagcagacagacagacgccCAGGAAGGATGACAGTTTTGTCTCGAAGGCAATGGAGTACATGTTTGGCTGGTGACATTTCTTAAAGCATCATGGGGAACTGTTGCATTGGAGGAGAAAGGCGAATGATTGGACAGATGTATGAACTGATTCACTACAGTGTGTGGAAGTGAGAGAGAGCGTGtgctgaggtggaggatttttctgtcttctcttCTTTTATAATCggtctttttaatgtttttgtctcaataaagtttttttcccggatgtaaaaaaaaaacagttggagtgatattttaaaccacatttgAAGGGAAGTAACAGAGCATTTCCTAATGACTGAAGGACCTCTGAACATCTTACTGACTGTGTCAGTGTCTTTAGACCAGCCAAATGTTGACACAGGTCTGTGAAAAAGTATATCTCCCCcaatttcttatttatttgcatatttgtcacacttaaatgtttcagattatcaAAATACTttcaatattagacaaagataagcTGCGTGaatacaaaagtcagtttttaaatgaggattttgTTTATTAAGCGGATAAAAGTCATCCAAATCTGTCTGAACCTATGTGAAAGTCATTGCCCCCACAAAAAATAAGTATCTTCTGGAAAATTTTAGCTATATTCATTTAATTCATTCaactgaaatggcttttaaaaagaaaaactgaatggCACACATGTCCCTAGGATCTCTTAAGGGTTaaacaaatgtataaataaaataatagatttataatctaaaaactaaattaataagaaaacaagtttcttttattatttctcTAATTCATAGTTGTCAAAGAGAGACATGGCTCTttcagctaacagctaactttATCCTGCTCTGCTTTATCCCACTGTCCTCAAACAGCTACCTTTACACTTACAGTATTTCTTAATCTTACATTTGACTGACAATACTTAATGCATTTATAACAACCACCAAATTCATAGAACATCAGATCAGCAAACACTATGATTTCACAAAGACATTTCAAAGTTGATAACACTTCAACGACAAAGGTCTAAATGACAGAAATGAACAGTGTTGCAGGCATGAGTGTACTTATGACTGTACATAAAGCTAGATAATGTATAAAAACTATAAGTGTGTAAAAAGattcatttttatgcatttatttaagTATTAGATATGAAAGAATGCTTATGTAAATTGGAGAGATGTGTTTAGTGGTCCAACAGAGCTCCTTAAGTGATGGCCTATCAATCATGTTTTATCACCTGTTATACCATGGATCAATAATTTTCAATTATAAGTTATCATCTCTCAACTGTAAATTAACATCTTTGTCTTAATCTTAAATCAGTCATCCTCAGAAGAACTAGAGATCATATCTGTCTCCACATTTCAGTCATCAACATGACTACAATGTCATTTGTcatcaaaattttaaagttgATTCCTTTGTTCAGTGATGAAATTAAGATTCTGATGGAAAACCAGCATTGTTCAAATGTCCACTTGATATAGATATGAGTTTTTTCTATCCTTTCTatgattttcttgttttaaatgttatatttttcattctGTAAAGCTCCGAGTTTCTCTGTGAATGAACTCACCTGTGCCTCTGTGTTCCTGCTGTGAAGAAGCCCCGCCCCCTCACCTTTTTCACCTCAAAGAAACCAGGAAACaggttcagatttttaaaattccataCACACCTGGGACAAAGCCCGCCTCCTCTCCTGCTTCTCCAGGAAACAGGttgttattttattcataagagACACACAGAGCGAGCGCCAGATCAAAACCAGCAGGACGTATACTGAGAGGAGAGCAGAAGGGATTACTGGGAGTTCTGGTTCTTCTGTGATACTGGGAGTACTTCCACTTTACCCAGGTACTGAATCCACCAACTGAAGCAGACTAAAAAAGAACTCAGAACCAAAGTAAAAGGAACTTTCAGAGACAGGGAGTGGCTTCCTGTTTGCTGCGTCTCCAGCTTCACTCCAGACAAAATGGCGTCTAAGTTAGAGGAGGATCTGAGCTGTCCAATCTGCCTGGATATCTTTAAAGATCCTGTCATTCTGTCCTGCACACACAGCTTCTGTAGAATGTGTGTGGACAAGAGCTGGAAGGGGAAGGAGAGCAAGGAGTGTCCTCTCTGTAAGAGGAGACACTCAAAGGATTACAATGCTAACTTTACATTAAAACATCTGTGTGAGACTTTTCTATGGGAGCGAGATCAGAGATCTTCAGAGGatctctgcagtctgcatcagGAAAAGCTCAGACTCTTCTGTCTGGACCATAAGGAGCCGGTATGTGTCGTCTGCAGAGATTCAAAAAAACACAGCGAGCACCGATTCAGACCCGTCAATGAAGCTGCAGAAGAACACAAGAAGAACCTTGAGGAAACTCTGCAGCCCTTAAAGAAGAAGTTAAAGGCTTTTAAAGAAGTTAAAGTGAAGTTTGGTCTAACAAAAGCTCACATCGAGGTCCAGGCCcaacacacagagagacagattaAGGAGCAGTTTAAGAAGCTTCATCAGTTtctagcagaggaagaggatgcCAGGCTGCGTGcactgagggaggaagaggagcagaagagaCAGACAATGAAGGAGCAGATGGAGGCTCTGATTGCACTGATAGCAGATCTTTCACAGACAGTCAGAGCCACAGAGGACCAGCTGACGGCCCTAGACATCTCCCTCCTGAAAAACTACAAGGCTGCAGTGGAAAGAGTCCAGCAGCACCCTCTGCTGGAGGAGCCACGGCTGCCCTCAGGAGCTCTGATAGACCAGGCCAAACACCtgggcaacctgggcttcaacaTCTGGACCAAGATGAAGGACCTGATCTCCTACACGCCCGTCATTCTGGACCCAAACACCACTAGATCAGACCTCATCCTCTCTGATGATCTGACCACtgtgagaggagaagagagacgACAACttcctgataatccagagaggATTGAACATTTCTATGCTGTCCTGAGCTCTGAGGGCTTTAACTCAGGGACTCACAGCTGGGACATTGAGGTTGGAGACAGAATATCTTGGTTCCTGGGTGTATTAGCAGAGTCAGTCCAGAGGAAGGGAGACATTTGGTCTGGATTATGGAGAGTAGCTTATAATCGTGGTAAATACACAGCACTCTCACCCTCACACGGTCACACTGTTCTCTCAGTGCAGACACAGTCAATGAGGATCAGAGTGAATCTAGACTGTAACAGAGGAGAGCTGTCATTCTCTGATCCTGATACTAACACACTCATACACTCCTTCAGACACACTTTTACTGAGAGGTTGTTTCCATATTTCAATCCTGGTTCTGAACTGCCACTGAGGGTTTTACCAGAGAAGGTCTCTGTTACTGTGGAACCAAACTAAAACTTTACAAGACAACGATCCATCCAGAACAGAAtcgtttctttttttcaaaaaagttccACATTCAGACGGTGACTTTTTAATACCATCCACCATGAACACAGATCAGCAAAAACGTCTAAAAATGCTGTAGTTAACATACCAGGACAGTAGGTGGTGCTGTGACCTTGTAATGAAACAACACATGCATGTCaataaaacagtgacaaaaacttTATGTTGTATTAAAATAGTGTTGTATTTTCTTCGGAATAGCCCCAGATTATGCTAACATCTCTTCTAGTTCTCGTTGCTAATGATAAGttattctgatttaaaaataacaaaaattttaaaacattaaaacccaTAAGGTCTTGTGTCCACAGCCAGTGCATTTTGAACTGACAGCTCATACTCTGTTTCAGAGCATTTCTCATATGCGTTGATTGTGGCGTTTTTTAAAGGaagtgttaaaaagaaaacatcaaaacaaagtaagaaaaaatCTTGAACTGTAGACCTAGAAAAAATTAGCCTTGAAAACACTTGTTAGATCGGTTTCTCCGCTATGTTCAGAAGTCCCACCCTTCTTGGTTTTGATTGGCTCTCACTGGCGAATCAAAGAATGTTACATTGAATAGCAcagcaaagaaaacaactgacTCTGAGGCTTTTTCACTCAGGACAGTGAGCGGTGAAAACTCTGAACTACATTAGCGTTGTATTAAAAATGAGTGCAATCAGCACAAAAAGTACCGGCTGTGGACACAGGTACTAATTTGAAAatcagaatgtgtgtatatttaaaaaaaaaaaagttttattaatcagtttgaacattacaAATACTGTTTTgttggtttatttatttttgctattttcagtttaattcagcttgaaaaagaatataaatcactggattctgtttttagaaaaatgCTCTGCcagatcagtcttgttataatgaAGATATCCGCTGTGAAAAATTAATTTTTCCACGTACAAATATTTATCCTTCAACCTTTAATTTCTCATATATTTTCTCACAAAACGCAGCGCTTCCTGCTTATGGGAGCAGCTGGAAAAGGAGAGCCTTTTCAGAACCATATTtctatttcccattttttaaataaattatatcTGCCCCTTTTAAGTGATTACAACTATCTTTTATAATCATAACTAGGAAGCTTCAGTCctatggaggagacaggagtctACAAGCTGAAGTTTCCATGTTAAAACTTAATAACAAAGATGGAGGcttgtcttgtttgtttttcagaagaGACTCACCTAAccgcaaactttttttttctggtgaccCACTTTTTACAAAGTACACGACCCAACAACTTCACTTTTCCATATGTTATTGCTTATCAAGCCTTCCTTTTGCACTGTCCTCAGCTTTTTGGTTGAGCTGATGGCTGGTGGATAATGTTAAATCTGGACTCAATATGATGCTGACCTGGTGCtttctgttttacaagcctGAAAGAAACTACTTCACTCTGTCATGTAGGCTTTCTTCGCAGGCTTGACCCCTTGGACCTTCAGTGGTCATCTGGTCTGGAACaatgtgtttcattttcattagcCACCCCACTGAATATAATATGTACTGCAGACatacattttacataaaaactgaggcaaagaaattctgaaaactcaTTTGGTGACCCTAAAAAATCTCCAGAGAttttgggggggtggggggtggggggtgggggggggtgtggggggggggggggtctttcTGCTATCTAAGACTGGGATGAAACACATGGATGGTTCATGCAAAAGTCTTATGGTGATAACtcttgtgcttttggctattttgtttggctttaaatgatgaaaacaattcaaattgatgtgtatttttgacagcaataagtcacttttgtgtgtgtgtgtgtgtgtgccatgGGGGGTGTTGAAGAATAACTAACATGAAGCGTTGtaacaacagagaaataatccaCCAAGTGTGATTTACTCACTTTTTGGTCTAAGTTTATATATGAAGGagttttacttcattttactttgaaagcagGACAATAAAAGTTtaggttttgtgtttttttttaatcttagttcatatttgtgtgtttgagttGAGAGATActtcaaaacaacaattattCCCTACATTTTCATTGATACTAAAAGCAAATAGACTCATGATGCCATTTATGCATTATGGTAATCACAATGGAAAATTATAATATTGTTTTGCATAACTGCAATTGTCTACAGCACAATTAAAAAACTATTTTCTGAAAATAATCTTGATTAGTGTaggtatttttacagtaaagtagtgtgtttttttttttaaatgaaatgtttaaagagaCTGCGTAAATGTGGGGTCAAAGATGTTAGAATAACCCTTCAGCCATAATAGCTTTCATGGatcctttctgttttttatctggtaaaatttaaaaactaaaaatgatcagtttGAGCAAACAGGCTCTAATAAATTGCCTTATTACAGACTTGAAGTACCaagaaaatatttatctttgttAGATTTATCTGTTGTCCAGATCTGTCAGGTTTTGTTAAATGTATGTCAGAAAtatttgtgtttcagtgatcaggctttaatgtttgcagtgttttACACTGAAGGAGCATGATGCTAGCAGAAGTTATGGGAAAGTTGTGAAGACATCGGGGTGATGAtccctgttttcttttaaatacacaataaaaaaatgtagcttttttttttaagtgtttgcaGATGTGTCACTGCTATACAATGGCATTAAAAGTTTTACAGTTGTCTTATACTGAGTTTAACACTGATCAATAACCACCTTTATTCATGAGGAATACGAAACTATGACGACAAAGAAAAACCTTTGATGATAAAACTTTGAGTCTGTTTAGTTTTCCTCACAGAGACAGGATCAGACCAGAGCTGGACTGCTGGCATTTTAAACCCATGTGTTGAGGTTTCTGATCATGTTTGTCCAGCAGAGGGAGCCACAAGTTCAGCTGCACAAATCTAAGAGAATAAGACAGAAACCAGATACCACACATTAGAAACTCCTCTTTTAAttagaaattattttaataaagccTGAGCTCAAgtgttaccaaaaaaaaaacaaaaaacaaaaaaaaaaaaaaactggtgagGGGCCACAGATGGCCCTGAAAAAGGGGGTCCAAACGTAtttcactgagggccacacacaaaaaaagaccaGTGGCCCCTTTAATATCCTTCTCTTTTAGTGTGTAAAAGTTAGTCAAACCAAACCAGTGGAGGTTAAGATTAGTATCAAAGAAAAATAGCCTACATCACTGCTTTCACTGATGAAGAGGCAAGCAGCCAATCAGTGTTCAGGATTTTGGAGTGGACAGTCAGATTCACTGGCTCTGACTCTGATCAGGATGAGAACACCACGGcatgcagcagagaggagcCATGAAGACTGATATCGTTTTGATTGTGAGAATGCTTACCATTTAGGCCCTAGCTGGCCCaggggccatagtttggaccaTATTTCCgtgttttacaaaatgtttttgcgtaccagaaaaaaaaaaggatttcgCTTCGCTTtcatatcatgaaaaaaatttcatttttatgaaatgtttttaaactttaaacaaatattACATTCTGCATAGCAtggaaaaatctaaaatgtttcatttaataTTCTTGCATTTCATAtaagttttgtttcatttaataCTATTGTGattaatgattttgttttttgttttttagttgtttttttttttgctgttgacCCTCATGACCACCATATCATCTATTTAGTTCTGTAATAAATTACAATATCATCTTCAATCATAATTTTACACCTTTAAGTGACTTTAACCAAATTACACATGAAGACGAGTGCATAAAAACTCTGGAattatcttttctttcttaGATGAATTTagggctttttatgctttttttttttttagaggaggacagtggatagagtcgacACAGGGAGACGGTGTGGAGGAGAGGGTGgacatgaacagcccttttcaggtCAAGCCACAATTTCTCaatagattgaggtctgggctttgactcggccactccagaacatgcaccatgttgtctttaaaccatttctgtgtagctttctctgtgtgctttgGCTCATTATCTTACTAGAAAGTAAGTCTTCTCCCagctgtagttctctgtcagactgaataagattgtcctccaggattttcctacgttttaccacattcattttaccctctacctttacaaaccttccagggccagctgatgagaagcatccccacagcatgatgctgccaccactgtgcttcacagtggagatggtgtttgtagtgatgtgcagcgtttgatgtcttgtctgatgaaatttcttccacttgaccatggattcttccacatgcctttggtgaactctggttcaaatttaatctgagttttctacaacagtggctttctctttgccaccctcccctaaagctctgactggtgaagaacctgggcatcAGCTgtgaaatggaaggaatgtgtGCCACattccttttatttttgatgatGGAATTAAcggaactctgggggatgttcagagccttggagatgtttttgtatccatccactGACGTCCATGTGGACATTTGTGGCTTTTTTCTGATATTATAACAGCATGCAGATGAAGTGATTAATCCCACGAACGATCAATAATCATAATATTTTACTGTTTCCTAGCAGATAGATTATGAAAGTCACAAACTGCAGCATGTGATCTGGTTGTGGTGTTTCAGGTGAAAggactgctgctgctttttgtgATTTCAATCAATCAAAGTGAGCGATTACACAATAATAAAGCAGGGTCTGAATGTTATTTCACTGTTACATAATCAGCATTAATGTTGGAAAAAAGAGCTGTAGCCTCTTCTAGAGAATGGATTTTAAATCTCAAAGGGATCTTTGAATCGATGAGCGATTTTAGAGCCATGTCAGCATACACGTGTTGGAACAAAATCTGAGAGCAGATTGTGAATTAAGAGTATTGTCCTcctgaaatatttattattttactttactgcataacatgttttattttgatggatGCAAAACAGCCAGCCCGGAATTATGAGGTTTGGAGAACCATTAAACTAAATGTAGACTCCAAGAACATTCACACAAGGACAGTTTTgatttaaagtcacaaaaatccTTGAACTGTGaatttcagtgaaaatgaaggatcaataatgtgaaaaaatagCTAATGGAGATTCAATTTACAGTTGTCACCAGCTGATTGGATCCATATTCTGATAGACATCACACATTCAAACCTTGCACACCAAGTTTGATGCTTTAATTTTATATTCATTGTGAAAATTTTCAGTACAGGGCAATGTGAGCTCAAACCTTCCTCTGAAGgcctctgttttgttttctaagaTTTTGAGATTTCTAttatttaaagtgtaaaataaatccCAGTGAGTCAGTTTCTATGCAGTAACACCTCCGATGTGTCGCCTTTAGCCCAGATAAATTAAATACATTCTGAATATCCTGTGGATAAAAACAGCAGCGAGGGATCGATGGGATGTGAGAGGGGGGATGAGATGTCTTAGTCACGGCCTAATCCCACATTAAAGGGCCATCAAGAGGACAGCGTGCAGATTAACTGGTGGTTAACTGGTCGCCTCCACGCTGCAGGCTGGAACAAGTCACTCAGAAGGCAGAGGAAGGGTCCTACAGCACCTTTTTAGTTATTGGGTGCAAAAAATCATGTGATAAAGAATTATATACTGCCGCCATGAAAGTCaaatgcacaaataaataattaattgaaaatttaaTGCAACATGAAAATAATGGACATTTAAGGAACATAAAAAGCGTGTCATGACatgctaaaataaaatctttgatGAATATTTAATGGAACAACTTTTTCATATGAAACCAAAAAGTTCTAATAatccttaaaaatattaatggaaTTAAGAGATACTGTCaaatgaaaaagacatttaatgaaatgcttaaatatttcataagattcagaaatattttctctaaaatgcaaaaaaaagtgaaacat
This genomic window contains:
- the LOC121522635 gene encoding nuclear factor 7, brain-like; its protein translation is MASKLEEDLSCPICLDIFKDPVILSCTHSFCRMCVDKSWKGKESKECPLCKRRHSKDYNANFTLKHLCETFLWERDQRSSEDLCSLHQEKLRLFCLDHKEPVCVVCRDSKKHSEHRFRPVNEAAEEHKKNLEETLQPLKKKLKAFKEVKVKFGLTKAHIEVQAQHTERQIKEQFKKLHQFLAEEEDARLRALREEEEQKRQTMKEQMEALIALIADLSQTVRATEDQLTALDISLLKNYKAAVERVQQHPLLEEPRLPSGALIDQAKHLGNLGFNIWTKMKDLISYTPVILDPNTTRSDLILSDDLTTVRGEERRQLPDNPERIEHFYAVLSSEGFNSGTHSWDIEVGDRISWFLGVLAESVQRKGDIWSGLWRVAYNRGKYTALSPSHGHTVLSVQTQSMRIRVNLDCNRGELSFSDPDTNTLIHSFRHTFTERLFPYFNPGSELPLRVLPEKVSVTVEPN